The sequence CCTCGAGATCGGCTGGGGATGTGAACTTCTTTCGCACACCGGCGATTTGCCTCCCCCGTTGGGGGGTAAGACCAGCGATCGGCCGATGCTCGGACTCGCCCATCCGGCGGACGGAAATCCTTTCAGGGCGGAGGCGCGCGCTGGTGTCTCCTCGACCTTCTCTCCCGTTCATGGGGGCGCCGAGATGTTCCTGATCCCGGGTTTTCTCGAAGGAGAAGAAGGTCTCTTCTTTTTGGGGCGCGATTTCCCCGGTCTCGACATCCTGCCTCTCGAGGACAAGGTCGGGCTGCGGTGCTGGCCGGGGGCCCGGTTGGAGCTGCGGGGCGCCGCCCTTTCAGAGGCGTGCTTTTACAGGCATCCGCGGGTCGTTGAACGATCGAGGCAGGCGAAGGCCATCCGGTCGGCTGCGCTCGGCCTCGGGCTGTCCAGAGGCGCCGCCCTCCTGGCGCTCGTCTATGCGCGGGGCAGACAGATCTTCGAGCAAAACCTGTCCGATTTCGAGGCGACCAGGGCCAAATTCTTCAAGACATGGCAGCGGCTTCAAGCCCTTCGACTCCTGGTCTACAAGGCTGCAGCCGACTGGGACAAAGGTCTGGATGTTTCTCTGGCTGCCCGCTCGGCAGAGGCCATGGCCGTGGAACTCGGCAACGAAACCGCCGACGAGGCGCTTCAACTCCACGGGGGATACGGATACTTCGAGGAGATGAAAATAGCGATGTTCTACAGGGATGCCGTGATGCTGGATCTGCTCTCCGAACCCGCATCCTCCAGCATAGAGGCCGTTTGGACCTCCCTGTCAAAAACCGTTTGGTGGTAGGCCAAGGCTGTAATTCACCAAAAAAACAGGAGGAAATAGCCAGGAATGGACTTGTATCGCATTTTAGAGCATTCGGTCCGCCTTTACTCGGATAAGACGGCGGTCACCTCGGCCAAAGGGACCCTGACCTACAAAGGATTCATGGACACGGCGGAGCGCCTGGGGTCAGCTCTTTACGGGCTTGGGCTCAGCCCCGGTGACAGGGTGGCCGTTTTGGACCACAACAGCATCGAGCTGGCTGTCGCCCACTTCGGGCTCCCGGCATGTTCGCTGGTCACGCTTCCTTTGAACACGCGGCTTTCCAAGGACGAACTGCTGGGGATCATCCACAATGCGCGGGCCTCGGCCCTGATCTATTCACCCCCCTTCGAACAGACCGTAGCCGCCCTGGCCCCTGATCTGCCCTTCCTGAAGGCGCGCATCTGTACGGAACAGGCAGCCGGAAACCTCGATCTGAGGCAACTCATGGCCCATGCCTCGCCGGCCGCCCTCCAGAGGCCCAGGCCCGGAGATCTCGCCACGCTCCTTTACACAAGCGGCACAACCGGAGTTCCCAAAGGCGTGAAACTGACCCACGCCAACACCGCCTCCACGCTGGTTTCGCTTCTCGTGGAACTCGGTCTCACCCCCGAAGACTCAGGCCTCATGGTTGCACCGTTCTTCCACGTCGCGGGCTGCCACACCTACATGGCCCACATCGCAAGAGGCTGTACGGTGAACATCCTTCCAGCCTTCGAACCCCAATCGACCCTCGAAGCCCTTGAACAGACCCGGGCGAGCGTCACCCTGCTCGTCCCGGCCATGATCGGGGCCCTCCTGAACCTCCCAGGTCAGGAAAAGGCCGACCTCAGCGCTTTGCGCCTGGTCGTCTACGCCGGGGCCCCCATGCCCGAGAAGTTGCTCAAGAAGGCCCTCGAGCGCCTGGGAAACGTCTTCTTTCAGATCTACGGTCTTACCGAGACCAGCGTCCTCACCTGTCTGACCCGGGAAGACCACCAGAAGCCGGAACTGCTGACCTCCGGTGGCAGGGAAATGTATGGGTGCCGAGTGCGAATCGTGGACGAGAAAGGCCGTGAAACAGAGCCGGGCGGGATCGGACAGATCGTCGCCGGCGGGGACAACGTGACCTCCGGCTACTGGGAGGCGCCGGAAGAAACGGCGGCCGTGATGAAGAGCGAATTCTTCGACACGGGCGACATCGCGGTCAGGAACGAACAGGGCTACGTCTTCTTGCGGGACCGCAAGAAGGACATGATCGTCACCGGAGGGGAGAACGTGTATCCCGTCGAAGTGGAGAATGTCCTGACCGAGATACCGGGGGTGCTGGAAGCGGCGGTGATCGGCGTCCCGGATGAGAAGTGGGGGGAAAGGGTGATGGCCCTCGTGCATCTGAAGCAGGGTGCAACCGCCACTGAAGAAGACATCGTCTCCTACTGCCAGAAGCGGTTGGCCAAATACAAGTGCCCCAAGACCGTCGCATTCTTGGATCCACTGCCTCGGACCCCCTCCGGAAAGATCCGGAAGAACGTGTTGAGAGAACCTTATTGGGAAGGGTTCAGCCGGAGGATCCATTAGATGCACCCGGAAAGGTCCTTCTCTGTTCAAATCAGCGTCAATTCGCCTGGTTTGCCTGCGCGGCGATCGGACGGTCGCCCTCATTCTCATTTTTCCACATGGATCGGTGAGACCGGGACCCGCCCCCCCACAATACCTGGAGGCTGGATCGTTATGGGCAATCATTTCCAACCGAATCCCCGGATCGTCACCGCAAGGCACCGTCTTCCGTCGAAAGGGGTCGGAGGCTGCTATGGATTATGATGAGGGACGAAGGCGATTCGAGGATGAACGCGCCTGGGTGCAGCGGGGCAACCAGCCGCGGCTGGAACGGCACCTGGCCAAAGGAAAGCTGCATGTCTCCCAGAGGATCAGCATGCTCCTGGATGAGGGAAGCTGGCTGGAGTACGGGGAATTCGCCCGTTCGGTGGAGCCCGGCTTCGAAGAGCGGTCGCCCAGGGACGGTGTCATGACGGGCCTCGGCAGGATCCATGGGAGGACGGTGGCCGTCCTCGGGGACGATGTCACCGTGTTGGGCGGGACCCAGTCTTTTGTCAGTGTGAGGAAGGTGGATCGAATCATCGATCTCGCCACGCGCAACGGCTTTCCCATCCTGTCCCTTTCGGAGGGAGGCGGCGTCAGGATCCCGGATGGAATCGGATCCGGCTTCACGCGGCTGAGCGGACTGGAAACCGTCAAGTCCCTCAGCTGGCTCGCCAACCATGACAGGCGGCCCTTGATGCTGTGCGGGGTCTTCGGCTACACTTACGGGGACCCGGCCTTCAGGGCCGGCATGGCGGATATCACGCTGATGGTGGAGGACTCCTCCGTAGCGGTATCCAGCCCTCCCCTGCTGCAGGTTGCGATCAACGAAACCATCACGGACCGTGATCTGGGCGGCCCGCATATGCACGAGACAATGACGGGGACCGTCGACCTCGTTGTCAAGACAGAGCAAGACTGCATCAGGACACTGAGGAAGATCCTTCATCTCCTCCGGTCTCCCGAATCCCCGTCGGATCCCCCCGACAGGCTCATCCCCGACCTAGAGACGATCGTTCCGCACAACAACCGGCAGGTGTACGACATGAAAAAGGTCGTCGACCGCGTTTGTGACCATGGGGAGTGGATCGAACTCAAACCGAAATTCGGCAAAGGTCTCATCATCGGCCTTGGCAGGATCGGGGGGCGGGCGGTTGGCATCATGGCCAGTCAGCCCATGAGCGGGGGGGGATCCGTGGACGCGAAGAGCCTCAGAAAATCAGCCTCGTTCATGGAATTTGCTTCGAGGAGAAAAATCCCCCTCCTCGTGATTCAGGACATCCCTGGGTTCCTGATCGGCTCCGAAGTCGAAAAAGACGGCATGGTCAACGCCATTGCGGCCCACTCCGGCACCATGGACAGGGTGGATGTGCCCATGGTGACCCTCATCATCCGCAAGTCTTACGGGGCGGCCTATTATTTCCTCGGAATGGCGGCCACCGGGGCCCAGTTCGTGGCGGCCTGGCCCAATGCCGAAATCAGTTTCATCGCCCCGGAGATGGGGGCGGCCATCCTGACCAAACATGCGGATCCGGCGGTCAAAGCCCAGGCCCAGCAGCAGGCGAGAGCCGACCTGACGAAAAGCGCCTCCGTGTGGGACTCGGCCTATGAATACTGGATCGATGCAATCATCTGTCCAGAGGAGACCAGGAGAGTCGTCTGCCGGGCCCTGGATTTTTTCGCGAAGGATGGTGCATGAACAAACGAACGGAAACACCCGCCGCCGGCGATCTACTCCCCGCGAATGGCTATTTTCTTGACCCGCTCACGTGCGGCGGGCGACTTGGGGAGCTTCAATGAGAGCACGCCGTTCTTGAAGGTCGCTTCTGCCCTGTCCGGCTCCACTTCAGAGGGAAGGAAAAATCTTCGTTCAAAGAACCCCTGGTAACACTCCAGGACATAGGCACCCTTGCCTTTTTTCTCCTCCTCTTCCTTCTTCTCTCCGCGGATCATGACGCTGTCTTCGTTCACCATGACATCGATGTCGTCCTTGTCGACGCCGGGCAGCTCCGCCCTGATCCTGATCTCATCGTCCTTTTCCTCCAGATCGACACGCGGCCAAGCGGCCGACCCCCACGGTCCGAGCCGCCCGCGCCAGCCGAGAGGACCGAAAAAATCCTCCATCATACGGTCCGAACCTCACCGGAGTTCGGGAAAGGCCTGCTCCCACACCTCGGGGTAATAAGCGGAGCTTCGGCCGACACCCACCGGCACCTGTGTCTTGCGCCATCTTGCAGGCATCAGATTTTTCACCTTCTCCGAGAGCGTTTTGACCTCCTTGGCCAGCTCTTCAGCGGATTTACGGGCCTCCTCACCGCCTGTCTTGAACTTTTCCTTCACCTTGCCGGTGAGTTCCGCCACCTCCCTTCCGAGGCTCTCGACAGCATCCCGTATCTCCTTCCCTGCCTCATCGAGCTTCTCTTTCGCCTTTTCGGAAACCGCCATCATCTCACACCCCTTCCATCTGAAAATGCCGTTATGAAATCGACCATCAAACGGAGCTTCTCGGATCTCGGCCTTTCAGACCGCAGCGCTCAGTAAACCATTTCCAGCGCCTCCTGCGGGAAAGACCGGCCTAATATCCTATATGATCCATTAAATATTGTTTTCGATTTGTCAAGACACGCCGGCACGGGCTATTTGGAATCCATCCGGAAAGGATATCCCGGCAGAACCCGTTTCCAATCCGGAAATGAGGAAATCTCCCCCCAGCATCCGAATGTGCCATGGGCTGATATGCAGGCTAGGCGTCATTTTGTCGTCCATGAGCCTTTCAGTGTCAGCGAAGAAATCCTCTGGGACACGATAAACAAGGACCTTCCCGCTATGGTGGAACCCCTTGAACCGATTCTTAAATATGAATAGGATCGATTCGCCGCAGTTGGAGCGGAAACCCCCGAATCAGGTTGCGGAGCGCTGCGGGAGGTGGCACAATGTCGATTGACGGATGATCCGATCGGATCGCACCCTTTCAGGCGAGGATGCCGGCATGCGATGCTGAACGCGCCGGCTTGCAGGCAGTGTTTTGCTCCGGGGAGGAGCCCTATGAATTTCAAGAGGCTGTTCGAACCAAAGACGCTGGCCGTAATCGGGGTCTCCCTCGACAACGACCGCCACCCGGCCAATGTGGTCTATTACAAAAACCACCTGCGCTACCCGGTGGAGGTCTTCGCCGTCAACCCCAAGGGGGGACGCCTGCAGGGTGAGATCGTCTATTCGCGGGTGGCCGAGATTCCGAAGGCCGTCGATATCGCGGTCATCGCCGTCAGGGCGGAGTTCGTCCCGGACATCCTCGCCGACTGCATCAACAGCGGCGTTGGCGGCGCGGCCGTCATCTCCGGCGGGTTTGCCGAAAGCGGAAGGCGCGACCTGCAGGACCAGGTGACCGCGATCGCGCGGGAGGCCGATTTTCCCTTCATCGGTCCGAACTGCCTCGGACTTTACGCACCCGGGCGCATCGACAGTTTTTTCCTGCCGAGCGAGCGCTTCGTACGCCCCGAACCGGGGCCCGTCGCCGTGATCAGCCAGAGCGGGGGCATCCTGGTGGATCAGATGGTCAAGTTCGCGCAGGAAGGCGTCGGGCTCTCGATGGGCATCAGCATCGGAAACAAGGCCCTCGTCGGCGAGATCGAGCTCCTGGAGGAGTTCGGCAGGGACGACCGGACGAAGGTGATCGCCTTTTACGTGGAGGGGTTCGGGAAACGCGAGGGCCGCGCCTTTGTCGAGGCGGCCGCACGTTGCCCCAAGCCCGTGATCGTCCTCAAGGCCGGAAAGTCCGCCCTGGGTGAACGGGCGGTCTCCAGCCACACCGCCTCCCTGGCGGGCGACTACGCCGTCTTTTCTGCCGCCCTGGCTCAGCACGGCATCGTCGAGGCCCGGAACGAATTCGAGCTGCTCTCCTTTTGCGAATCGCTCAGCCGCTACCAGAGAAGCATCACGGGAAAGATCGCCATCATCACCGGAAGCGGTGGGCACGGAGCCCTGGCGGTCGACGCCTGCGCCTCCCACAAGCTCGCGGTGCCGACCCTGTTGGAGACCGACCAGGCGCAGCTCCGGGAGCGGCTATCCCGCTCGATCCGGTCGATTGCCGCGCTCGGGAACCCGATCGACCTGACCGGCAGCGCGCTGGACGACGACTTCTATCAGACCGCCGAATTCCTCAGCCGGACCCCCGACGTCGACTGTCTGATCGTCCTTCTCCTGCCCTATCTGCCCGGCATCACCTCGGACCTCGGCGCCCGTCTGAGCCAGCTCTATCTGAAGGAAGGCAAACCTCTGGTCGCCTATGTTCCGCGCGTCGAAAAATACCGGATGCTGATCGAGGGCTTCGAGCTGAACGGGGTGCCCGTATCCCCTTCCATTGAAGGAGCGGTCCTGATGGCCGAGGCCATGCGGAGGTGCAAACCATGCTGACAGAAGCGATGCGTGCGATTTTGGCGGAGGCCAGGCAGTGGGGATGGGTCCTCGAACCTGAAGCCAAGCGCCTCTTTGCCCTCTGGGGGCTCCCGGTCCCGAAGTTCACCTGGGCGCGCGACATCGGCGAAGCCCTCCGCTTCGCCGAAGAGATCGGCTACCCCGTCGCCGCGAAGGTGGTCTCGCCCGAGGTCGTCCACAAATCGGATGTCAAAGGCGTCGTGGCGGGGATCGGCGGCCGCGAAGAACTGGAAGAGGTCTTCGCACGGTTCCGGGCGCTGCCGGGTTTTAAAGGCGTACTGGTGGAGGAGATGGCGGAAGGGCTCGAGTTGATTGTCGGCGCGAAGGTCGACCACCAGTTCGGCCCCGTGATCCTTTTCGGGATCGGCGGCACAGGCGTCGAGATTTACAAGGATTCGGTCCTGCGGATGGCGCCCCTCACAGAAAAAGATGCCGACGCGATGCTGACCGGCCTCCAGGCGCGGCCACTCCTGGAAGGATACCGCGGCCGGGACCCGGTCGACCGGCAAGGCCTGACCCGCTTCCTGCTGGACTTCTCCCGGCTGGTCATGACGCTCGAAGAGCGGATCACCTCGATCGACATCAACCCGCTCTTCTGCTCGAGCAAGGGGTGCATCGCCGCGGATGCCCGCATCATGCTCCCGTCCTTCGAGGGCGCATGAGAGAGGCCAGGGGCCCGCGGCGGCTGCGTTCCGGTTTCACCGGGACACCCATAGCGTCAGGCCTTCCAGCTCCCGGAACAGACCCCAGCTCACCGACCCCATGAAGATCTTCTGCAGGAACCCCTGGCCCGCGCCGGTCCGGCCCACGGCGACGACGGCATAGCGCCCCTCCTCCGCCTCCTTCTTGATCGTCTTGATGACAGAACTCCCTTTGAGGACCAGATTCCTCACCCGCTCCTCCGGCACACCGTTCGCAAGGAGGGTTTCACGGGATTTGGCCAGCACCGCCTCCGGCTCCCTTCCTTCCGCGCTTTTTCCCGTATCCACCATCAGGAGGGTCACATCGTGGCCCGGCTCATCACGCAGCATGAAGCCCA is a genomic window of Desulfatiglans anilini DSM 4660 containing:
- a CDS encoding acyl-CoA carboxylase subunit beta, whose translation is MDYDEGRRRFEDERAWVQRGNQPRLERHLAKGKLHVSQRISMLLDEGSWLEYGEFARSVEPGFEERSPRDGVMTGLGRIHGRTVAVLGDDVTVLGGTQSFVSVRKVDRIIDLATRNGFPILSLSEGGGVRIPDGIGSGFTRLSGLETVKSLSWLANHDRRPLMLCGVFGYTYGDPAFRAGMADITLMVEDSSVAVSSPPLLQVAINETITDRDLGGPHMHETMTGTVDLVVKTEQDCIRTLRKILHLLRSPESPSDPPDRLIPDLETIVPHNNRQVYDMKKVVDRVCDHGEWIELKPKFGKGLIIGLGRIGGRAVGIMASQPMSGGGSVDAKSLRKSASFMEFASRRKIPLLVIQDIPGFLIGSEVEKDGMVNAIAAHSGTMDRVDVPMVTLIIRKSYGAAYYFLGMAATGAQFVAAWPNAEISFIAPEMGAAILTKHADPAVKAQAQQQARADLTKSASVWDSAYEYWIDAIICPEETRRVVCRALDFFAKDGA
- a CDS encoding CoA-binding protein, producing the protein MNFKRLFEPKTLAVIGVSLDNDRHPANVVYYKNHLRYPVEVFAVNPKGGRLQGEIVYSRVAEIPKAVDIAVIAVRAEFVPDILADCINSGVGGAAVISGGFAESGRRDLQDQVTAIAREADFPFIGPNCLGLYAPGRIDSFFLPSERFVRPEPGPVAVISQSGGILVDQMVKFAQEGVGLSMGISIGNKALVGEIELLEEFGRDDRTKVIAFYVEGFGKREGRAFVEAAARCPKPVIVLKAGKSALGERAVSSHTASLAGDYAVFSAALAQHGIVEARNEFELLSFCESLSRYQRSITGKIAIITGSGGHGALAVDACASHKLAVPTLLETDQAQLRERLSRSIRSIAALGNPIDLTGSALDDDFYQTAEFLSRTPDVDCLIVLLLPYLPGITSDLGARLSQLYLKEGKPLVAYVPRVEKYRMLIEGFELNGVPVSPSIEGAVLMAEAMRRCKPC
- a CDS encoding Hsp20/alpha crystallin family protein: MMEDFFGPLGWRGRLGPWGSAAWPRVDLEEKDDEIRIRAELPGVDKDDIDVMVNEDSVMIRGEKKEEEEKKGKGAYVLECYQGFFERRFFLPSEVEPDRAEATFKNGVLSLKLPKSPAARERVKKIAIRGE
- a CDS encoding HepT-like ribonuclease domain-containing protein, whose protein sequence is MESIRKGYPGRTRFQSGNEEISPQHPNVPWADMQARRHFVVHEPFSVSEEILWDTINKDLPAMVEPLEPILKYE
- a CDS encoding acetate--CoA ligase family protein, with translation MLTEAMRAILAEARQWGWVLEPEAKRLFALWGLPVPKFTWARDIGEALRFAEEIGYPVAAKVVSPEVVHKSDVKGVVAGIGGREELEEVFARFRALPGFKGVLVEEMAEGLELIVGAKVDHQFGPVILFGIGGTGVEIYKDSVLRMAPLTEKDADAMLTGLQARPLLEGYRGRDPVDRQGLTRFLLDFSRLVMTLEERITSIDINPLFCSSKGCIAADARIMLPSFEGA
- a CDS encoding class I adenylate-forming enzyme family protein, with the translated sequence MDLYRILEHSVRLYSDKTAVTSAKGTLTYKGFMDTAERLGSALYGLGLSPGDRVAVLDHNSIELAVAHFGLPACSLVTLPLNTRLSKDELLGIIHNARASALIYSPPFEQTVAALAPDLPFLKARICTEQAAGNLDLRQLMAHASPAALQRPRPGDLATLLYTSGTTGVPKGVKLTHANTASTLVSLLVELGLTPEDSGLMVAPFFHVAGCHTYMAHIARGCTVNILPAFEPQSTLEALEQTRASVTLLVPAMIGALLNLPGQEKADLSALRLVVYAGAPMPEKLLKKALERLGNVFFQIYGLTETSVLTCLTREDHQKPELLTSGGREMYGCRVRIVDEKGRETEPGGIGQIVAGGDNVTSGYWEAPEETAAVMKSEFFDTGDIAVRNEQGYVFLRDRKKDMIVTGGENVYPVEVENVLTEIPGVLEAAVIGVPDEKWGERVMALVHLKQGATATEEDIVSYCQKRLAKYKCPKTVAFLDPLPRTPSGKIRKNVLREPYWEGFSRRIH
- a CDS encoding acyl-CoA dehydrogenase family protein; protein product: MFLSLDKEQVQIKKAAADFASGEMADRAQEWDAAGRMPSEIMEAAVELGFVGMTLPERQGGAGLGLLEDCLVAEEFAVASPGGARAILEIGWGCELLSHTGDLPPPLGGKTSDRPMLGLAHPADGNPFRAEARAGVSSTFSPVHGGAEMFLIPGFLEGEEGLFFLGRDFPGLDILPLEDKVGLRCWPGARLELRGAALSEACFYRHPRVVERSRQAKAIRSAALGLGLSRGAALLALVYARGRQIFEQNLSDFEATRAKFFKTWQRLQALRLLVYKAAADWDKGLDVSLAARSAEAMAVELGNETADEALQLHGGYGYFEEMKIAMFYRDAVMLDLLSEPASSSIEAVWTSLSKTVWW